In the Paenibacillus pabuli genome, one interval contains:
- a CDS encoding carbohydrate ABC transporter permease — MARKSILRTLNVTATIVLVAIFAIPFLWMISTSLKSYPETVIFPPKWIPSKVMWSNFQAAWESGPFLKYLMNSVVVSISILLLQFTTIILAAYAFARYSFKGDKLLFGITMVTLMIPGQLIFLPVYLLLSKWGLINNLLALILPFASSAFGIFMLRQSFKQVQEELIEAARLDQTPEWKIILRIMVPMARPTLVTFALFSFIAHWNDYFWPLVMTTSDAARTLPIGISKLREVDGGAAWHILMAGNMILVVPILIVFLFGQRQIIKAFVYSGVK; from the coding sequence ATGGCAAGAAAGTCAATTCTGCGTACTCTAAACGTTACTGCCACGATCGTACTGGTTGCGATTTTTGCTATCCCTTTTCTATGGATGATTTCAACATCATTGAAGTCGTACCCGGAGACAGTGATCTTTCCACCTAAATGGATCCCCTCCAAGGTGATGTGGAGCAATTTCCAAGCGGCGTGGGAATCGGGACCTTTCTTGAAATATTTAATGAACAGTGTTGTCGTATCCATCAGTATCCTTCTTCTCCAATTCACAACCATTATATTGGCAGCCTATGCGTTTGCGAGATACTCCTTCAAAGGAGACAAGCTGTTATTTGGAATCACGATGGTGACATTAATGATTCCCGGTCAGCTCATTTTTCTGCCTGTGTATTTGCTGCTAAGCAAATGGGGACTCATTAACAATTTGCTGGCACTCATCTTACCCTTCGCTTCCAGCGCTTTTGGGATCTTCATGCTCAGGCAGTCTTTCAAGCAGGTGCAGGAAGAACTTATTGAAGCAGCACGGCTTGATCAAACGCCAGAATGGAAGATCATTCTTCGGATTATGGTGCCGATGGCCCGTCCAACGCTGGTAACCTTTGCATTGTTCAGCTTCATTGCGCATTGGAATGATTATTTTTGGCCGCTCGTGATGACGACCTCCGATGCAGCCAGAACGCTTCCGATCGGGATTTCCAAGCTGCGCGAGGTGGACGGAGGAGCTGCCTGGCACATTTTGATGGCTGGAAACATGATTTTGGTGGTTCCGATTCTGAT